One Sparus aurata chromosome 5, fSpaAur1.1, whole genome shotgun sequence genomic window carries:
- the nipsnap1 gene encoding protein NipSnap homolog 1 has translation MATAGPVLSKGQVLYRYSVTLHHATRRFSESGDKGWFRSLFVHKVDARKDAHSNLLSKKETSNLYKIQFHNVKPECLEAYNSLEAEVQNRLHQDQEYPCEVVGSWNTWYGEQDQAVHLWRYRGGYPALTECLTKLNNNKEYLEFRKERAKMLISRRNQLLLEFSFWNEPLPRAGPCIYEMRTYHLKPGTMIEWGNHWARAIKYRQENNEAVGGFFSQIGDLYVVHHLWAYKSLQSRDETRNSAWLKEGWDSTVYYTVPLIRSMESRIMIPTKSSPLQ, from the exons ATGGCGACGGCTGGTCCTGTGCTGTCGAAAGGACAGGTGTTGTACAGGTATTCTGTGACCCTGCACCACGCGACCAG GAGGTTTTCAGAGAGCGGCGACAAAGGCTGGTTCCGTTCCTTGTTCGTGCACAAAGTCGATGCCAGAAAAGATGCCCACTCCAACCTGCTGTCAAAGAAAGAGACCAGTAACCTGTATAAAATTCAGT ttcaCAATGTCAAACCAGAGTGCCTAGAAGCATACAACAGTCTAGA GGCTGAGGTGCAGAACAGGCTCCATCAGGACCAGGAGTACCCTTGTGAAGTGGTGGGAAGCTGGAACACCTGGTACGGAGAGCAAGACCAAGCTG TGCATTTATGGCGATACAGAGGAGGCTACCCAGCCTTGACTGAATGCCTGACGAAGCTGAACAATAACAAG GAGTATTTAGAGTTTCGGAAAGAGAGGGCAAAAATGTTGATTTCAAGGAGAAATCAGCTCCTTCTGGAGTTCAGTTTCTGGAATGAACCCTTGCCCAGAGCAGGACCCTGCATCTATGAAATGCGCACCTATCACCTCAAG CCAGGAACTATGATAGAATGGGGAAACCACTG GGCGCGGGCAATCAAATACAGACAGGAAAACAATGAAGCAGTGGGCGGGTTCTTCTCGCAAATCGGCGACCTGTATGTTGTTCATCATTTGTGGG CTTATAAAAGCCTCCAGTCCCGGGACGAGACGAGGAACTCTGCCTGGCTGAAGGAGGGATGGGATTCCACTGTGTATTATACAG
- the lrrc74b gene encoding leucine-rich repeat-containing protein 74B isoform X1, with protein MVHGRKLAKETLLPSVLEHGDADTESEMPQLGEQGVIWTEVKMHGPNNQHSSPYRNMLIGGDREGEEEEEEEEEEEIKQEQLGGEDRVNSDDDYDTDLELGVFVHVADQEDAYDPTGQTCYMEACEKLQVAPASNFLQQMKNCELSMMHRGLGPQLHSVHEGLFLLITSVSPGGRKGTEALAVPLVTNTSILRLNLRDNWMEGMGGAAIAEMLKENCYITEVDLSDNSLGDYGARAMAGMLKENGTLVNLNLSGNNFTDQSVEHLGSAVITNTKLQHLNLSHNALGEHAGLILGDSLSENTGLRWLSLAWNCIRGRGAVMLANGLGGNIFLRSIDLSFNGFGKEGAIALEQALRENSVLEELNVSNNRIPPEGAIHLAMGLKVNKTIKSLNMGRNPIQNAGCFGILKSVKDNPDSAMEALDFSDITVNQDFEDLYMAVKENFPALTVNHGGRIGTFSIAKA; from the exons ATGGTTCATGGGAGGAAATTGGCCAAGGAGACGCTGCTGCCTTCTGTGTTGGAACATGGTGACGCAGACACAGAAAGTGAGATGCCACAGCTGGGGGAG CAAGGAGTGATCTGGACTGAGGTCAAAATGCATGGGCCAAACAACCAACACTCCAGCCCCTACAGGAATATGCTAATTGGAGGTGATagagagggtgaagaggaagaggaggaggaggaagaagaagagattaaACAAGAGCAGCTGGGAGGAGAGGATCGTGTGAACTCTGATGATGACTATGATACAGATCTGGAGCTCGGAG TCTTTGTTCACGTTGCAGATCAGGAGGATGCATATGACCCGACGGGCCAGACGTGCTACATGGAGGCGTGTGAGAAGTTACAGGTGGCACCTGCCTCTAACTTCCTGCAGCAAATGAAAAATTGCGAGCTGTCCATGATGCATCGTGGTCTGGGGCCTCAG CTTCATAGCGTCCATGAGGGTCTTTTTTTGCTCATCACATCAGTTTCACCAGGAGGAAGGAAG ggcACCGAAGCACTGGCGGTTCCCCTGGTAACCAACACTTCAATACTGAGGCTGAACCTGCGAGATAATTGGATGGAGGGAATGGGCGGAGCTGCTATCGCCGAGATGTTAAAGGAAAATTGTTACATTACAG AGGTGGATCTATCCGACAACAGCCTTGGGGACTATGGAGCCAGAGCCATGGCTGGTATGCTTAAAGAGAACGGCACCCTGGTGAATCTTAATCTGTCAGGAAACAATTTCACGGACCAGTCTGTGGAACACCTTGGCTCAGCGGTCATCACCAACACCAAGCTGCAGCACCTCAACCTCAGCCACAACGCTCTGGGAGAGCATGCAG GGCTAATCCTGGGAGACTCTCTGTCAGAGAACACAGGGTTGAGATGGCTAAGTCTTGCCTGGAACTGCATCCGTGGGAGAGGAGCTGTGATGCTGGCCAACGGCCTCGGG GGAAACATTTTCCTTAGATCCATTGATCTTTCTTTCAATGGTTTTGGTAAAGAAGGAGCCATCGCTTTAGAACAGGCTCTGAGGGAGAACAGCGTTTTGGAGGAGTTGAATGTGAG CAACAACCGCATACCCCCTGAAGGAGCCATTCACCTAGCCATGGGCCTCAAAGTAAACAAGACAATCAAATCCCTGAAT ATGGGGAGGAATCCAATCCAGAATGCAGGGTGCTTTGGCATCCTGAAGTCTGTGAAGGATAACCCGGATTCAGCCATGGAGGCATTAGACTTTTCG GACATCACAGTGAACCAAGATTTTGAAGACTTGTATATGGCAGTGAAAGAGAATTTCCCTGCGCTTACTGTGAATCACGGGGGCAGAATTGGTACATTCAGCATAGCAAAagcttga
- the lrrc74b gene encoding leucine-rich repeat-containing protein 74B isoform X2 gives MVHGRKLAKETLLPSVLEHGDADTESEMPQLGEQGVIWTEVKMHGPNNQHSSPYRNMLIGGDREGEEEEEEEEEEEIKQEQLGGEDRVNSDDDYDTDLELGDQEDAYDPTGQTCYMEACEKLQVAPASNFLQQMKNCELSMMHRGLGPQLHSVHEGLFLLITSVSPGGRKGTEALAVPLVTNTSILRLNLRDNWMEGMGGAAIAEMLKENCYITEVDLSDNSLGDYGARAMAGMLKENGTLVNLNLSGNNFTDQSVEHLGSAVITNTKLQHLNLSHNALGEHAGLILGDSLSENTGLRWLSLAWNCIRGRGAVMLANGLGGNIFLRSIDLSFNGFGKEGAIALEQALRENSVLEELNVSNNRIPPEGAIHLAMGLKVNKTIKSLNMGRNPIQNAGCFGILKSVKDNPDSAMEALDFSDITVNQDFEDLYMAVKENFPALTVNHGGRIGTFSIAKA, from the exons ATGGTTCATGGGAGGAAATTGGCCAAGGAGACGCTGCTGCCTTCTGTGTTGGAACATGGTGACGCAGACACAGAAAGTGAGATGCCACAGCTGGGGGAG CAAGGAGTGATCTGGACTGAGGTCAAAATGCATGGGCCAAACAACCAACACTCCAGCCCCTACAGGAATATGCTAATTGGAGGTGATagagagggtgaagaggaagaggaggaggaggaagaagaagagattaaACAAGAGCAGCTGGGAGGAGAGGATCGTGTGAACTCTGATGATGACTATGATACAGATCTGGAGCTCGGAG ATCAGGAGGATGCATATGACCCGACGGGCCAGACGTGCTACATGGAGGCGTGTGAGAAGTTACAGGTGGCACCTGCCTCTAACTTCCTGCAGCAAATGAAAAATTGCGAGCTGTCCATGATGCATCGTGGTCTGGGGCCTCAG CTTCATAGCGTCCATGAGGGTCTTTTTTTGCTCATCACATCAGTTTCACCAGGAGGAAGGAAG ggcACCGAAGCACTGGCGGTTCCCCTGGTAACCAACACTTCAATACTGAGGCTGAACCTGCGAGATAATTGGATGGAGGGAATGGGCGGAGCTGCTATCGCCGAGATGTTAAAGGAAAATTGTTACATTACAG AGGTGGATCTATCCGACAACAGCCTTGGGGACTATGGAGCCAGAGCCATGGCTGGTATGCTTAAAGAGAACGGCACCCTGGTGAATCTTAATCTGTCAGGAAACAATTTCACGGACCAGTCTGTGGAACACCTTGGCTCAGCGGTCATCACCAACACCAAGCTGCAGCACCTCAACCTCAGCCACAACGCTCTGGGAGAGCATGCAG GGCTAATCCTGGGAGACTCTCTGTCAGAGAACACAGGGTTGAGATGGCTAAGTCTTGCCTGGAACTGCATCCGTGGGAGAGGAGCTGTGATGCTGGCCAACGGCCTCGGG GGAAACATTTTCCTTAGATCCATTGATCTTTCTTTCAATGGTTTTGGTAAAGAAGGAGCCATCGCTTTAGAACAGGCTCTGAGGGAGAACAGCGTTTTGGAGGAGTTGAATGTGAG CAACAACCGCATACCCCCTGAAGGAGCCATTCACCTAGCCATGGGCCTCAAAGTAAACAAGACAATCAAATCCCTGAAT ATGGGGAGGAATCCAATCCAGAATGCAGGGTGCTTTGGCATCCTGAAGTCTGTGAAGGATAACCCGGATTCAGCCATGGAGGCATTAGACTTTTCG GACATCACAGTGAACCAAGATTTTGAAGACTTGTATATGGCAGTGAAAGAGAATTTCCCTGCGCTTACTGTGAATCACGGGGGCAGAATTGGTACATTCAGCATAGCAAAagcttga
- the lrrc74b gene encoding leucine-rich repeat-containing protein 74B isoform X5 encodes MHGPNNQHSSPYRNMLIGGDREGEEEEEEEEEEEIKQEQLGGEDRVNSDDDYDTDLELGVFVHVADQEDAYDPTGQTCYMEACEKLQVAPASNFLQQMKNCELSMMHRGLGPQLHSVHEGLFLLITSVSPGGRKGTEALAVPLVTNTSILRLNLRDNWMEGMGGAAIAEMLKENCYITEVDLSDNSLGDYGARAMAGMLKENGTLVNLNLSGNNFTDQSVEHLGSAVITNTKLQHLNLSHNALGEHAGLILGDSLSENTGLRWLSLAWNCIRGRGAVMLANGLGGNIFLRSIDLSFNGFGKEGAIALEQALRENSVLEELNVSNNRIPPEGAIHLAMGLKVNKTIKSLNMGRNPIQNAGCFGILKSVKDNPDSAMEALDFSDITVNQDFEDLYMAVKENFPALTVNHGGRIGTFSIAKA; translated from the exons ATGCATGGGCCAAACAACCAACACTCCAGCCCCTACAGGAATATGCTAATTGGAGGTGATagagagggtgaagaggaagaggaggaggaggaagaagaagagattaaACAAGAGCAGCTGGGAGGAGAGGATCGTGTGAACTCTGATGATGACTATGATACAGATCTGGAGCTCGGAG TCTTTGTTCACGTTGCAGATCAGGAGGATGCATATGACCCGACGGGCCAGACGTGCTACATGGAGGCGTGTGAGAAGTTACAGGTGGCACCTGCCTCTAACTTCCTGCAGCAAATGAAAAATTGCGAGCTGTCCATGATGCATCGTGGTCTGGGGCCTCAG CTTCATAGCGTCCATGAGGGTCTTTTTTTGCTCATCACATCAGTTTCACCAGGAGGAAGGAAG ggcACCGAAGCACTGGCGGTTCCCCTGGTAACCAACACTTCAATACTGAGGCTGAACCTGCGAGATAATTGGATGGAGGGAATGGGCGGAGCTGCTATCGCCGAGATGTTAAAGGAAAATTGTTACATTACAG AGGTGGATCTATCCGACAACAGCCTTGGGGACTATGGAGCCAGAGCCATGGCTGGTATGCTTAAAGAGAACGGCACCCTGGTGAATCTTAATCTGTCAGGAAACAATTTCACGGACCAGTCTGTGGAACACCTTGGCTCAGCGGTCATCACCAACACCAAGCTGCAGCACCTCAACCTCAGCCACAACGCTCTGGGAGAGCATGCAG GGCTAATCCTGGGAGACTCTCTGTCAGAGAACACAGGGTTGAGATGGCTAAGTCTTGCCTGGAACTGCATCCGTGGGAGAGGAGCTGTGATGCTGGCCAACGGCCTCGGG GGAAACATTTTCCTTAGATCCATTGATCTTTCTTTCAATGGTTTTGGTAAAGAAGGAGCCATCGCTTTAGAACAGGCTCTGAGGGAGAACAGCGTTTTGGAGGAGTTGAATGTGAG CAACAACCGCATACCCCCTGAAGGAGCCATTCACCTAGCCATGGGCCTCAAAGTAAACAAGACAATCAAATCCCTGAAT ATGGGGAGGAATCCAATCCAGAATGCAGGGTGCTTTGGCATCCTGAAGTCTGTGAAGGATAACCCGGATTCAGCCATGGAGGCATTAGACTTTTCG GACATCACAGTGAACCAAGATTTTGAAGACTTGTATATGGCAGTGAAAGAGAATTTCCCTGCGCTTACTGTGAATCACGGGGGCAGAATTGGTACATTCAGCATAGCAAAagcttga
- the lrrc74b gene encoding leucine-rich repeat-containing protein 74B isoform X4 has protein sequence MVHGRKLAKETLLPSVLEHGDADTESEMPQLGEQGVIWTEVKMHGPNNQHSSPYRNMLIGGDREGEEEEEEEEEEEIKQEQLGGEDRVNSDDDYDTDLELGDQEDAYDPTGQTCYMEACEKLQVAPASNFLQQMKNCELSMMHRGLGPQGTEALAVPLVTNTSILRLNLRDNWMEGMGGAAIAEMLKENCYITEVDLSDNSLGDYGARAMAGMLKENGTLVNLNLSGNNFTDQSVEHLGSAVITNTKLQHLNLSHNALGEHAGLILGDSLSENTGLRWLSLAWNCIRGRGAVMLANGLGGNIFLRSIDLSFNGFGKEGAIALEQALRENSVLEELNVSNNRIPPEGAIHLAMGLKVNKTIKSLNMGRNPIQNAGCFGILKSVKDNPDSAMEALDFSDITVNQDFEDLYMAVKENFPALTVNHGGRIGTFSIAKA, from the exons ATGGTTCATGGGAGGAAATTGGCCAAGGAGACGCTGCTGCCTTCTGTGTTGGAACATGGTGACGCAGACACAGAAAGTGAGATGCCACAGCTGGGGGAG CAAGGAGTGATCTGGACTGAGGTCAAAATGCATGGGCCAAACAACCAACACTCCAGCCCCTACAGGAATATGCTAATTGGAGGTGATagagagggtgaagaggaagaggaggaggaggaagaagaagagattaaACAAGAGCAGCTGGGAGGAGAGGATCGTGTGAACTCTGATGATGACTATGATACAGATCTGGAGCTCGGAG ATCAGGAGGATGCATATGACCCGACGGGCCAGACGTGCTACATGGAGGCGTGTGAGAAGTTACAGGTGGCACCTGCCTCTAACTTCCTGCAGCAAATGAAAAATTGCGAGCTGTCCATGATGCATCGTGGTCTGGGGCCTCAG ggcACCGAAGCACTGGCGGTTCCCCTGGTAACCAACACTTCAATACTGAGGCTGAACCTGCGAGATAATTGGATGGAGGGAATGGGCGGAGCTGCTATCGCCGAGATGTTAAAGGAAAATTGTTACATTACAG AGGTGGATCTATCCGACAACAGCCTTGGGGACTATGGAGCCAGAGCCATGGCTGGTATGCTTAAAGAGAACGGCACCCTGGTGAATCTTAATCTGTCAGGAAACAATTTCACGGACCAGTCTGTGGAACACCTTGGCTCAGCGGTCATCACCAACACCAAGCTGCAGCACCTCAACCTCAGCCACAACGCTCTGGGAGAGCATGCAG GGCTAATCCTGGGAGACTCTCTGTCAGAGAACACAGGGTTGAGATGGCTAAGTCTTGCCTGGAACTGCATCCGTGGGAGAGGAGCTGTGATGCTGGCCAACGGCCTCGGG GGAAACATTTTCCTTAGATCCATTGATCTTTCTTTCAATGGTTTTGGTAAAGAAGGAGCCATCGCTTTAGAACAGGCTCTGAGGGAGAACAGCGTTTTGGAGGAGTTGAATGTGAG CAACAACCGCATACCCCCTGAAGGAGCCATTCACCTAGCCATGGGCCTCAAAGTAAACAAGACAATCAAATCCCTGAAT ATGGGGAGGAATCCAATCCAGAATGCAGGGTGCTTTGGCATCCTGAAGTCTGTGAAGGATAACCCGGATTCAGCCATGGAGGCATTAGACTTTTCG GACATCACAGTGAACCAAGATTTTGAAGACTTGTATATGGCAGTGAAAGAGAATTTCCCTGCGCTTACTGTGAATCACGGGGGCAGAATTGGTACATTCAGCATAGCAAAagcttga
- the lrrc74b gene encoding leucine-rich repeat-containing protein 74B isoform X3, with translation MVHGRKLAKETLLPSVLEHGDADTESEMPQLGEQGVIWTEVKMHGPNNQHSSPYRNMLIGGDREGEEEEEEEEEEEIKQEQLGGEDRVNSDDDYDTDLELGVFVHVADQEDAYDPTGQTCYMEACEKLQVAPASNFLQQMKNCELSMMHRGLGPQGTEALAVPLVTNTSILRLNLRDNWMEGMGGAAIAEMLKENCYITEVDLSDNSLGDYGARAMAGMLKENGTLVNLNLSGNNFTDQSVEHLGSAVITNTKLQHLNLSHNALGEHAGLILGDSLSENTGLRWLSLAWNCIRGRGAVMLANGLGGNIFLRSIDLSFNGFGKEGAIALEQALRENSVLEELNVSNNRIPPEGAIHLAMGLKVNKTIKSLNMGRNPIQNAGCFGILKSVKDNPDSAMEALDFSDITVNQDFEDLYMAVKENFPALTVNHGGRIGTFSIAKA, from the exons ATGGTTCATGGGAGGAAATTGGCCAAGGAGACGCTGCTGCCTTCTGTGTTGGAACATGGTGACGCAGACACAGAAAGTGAGATGCCACAGCTGGGGGAG CAAGGAGTGATCTGGACTGAGGTCAAAATGCATGGGCCAAACAACCAACACTCCAGCCCCTACAGGAATATGCTAATTGGAGGTGATagagagggtgaagaggaagaggaggaggaggaagaagaagagattaaACAAGAGCAGCTGGGAGGAGAGGATCGTGTGAACTCTGATGATGACTATGATACAGATCTGGAGCTCGGAG TCTTTGTTCACGTTGCAGATCAGGAGGATGCATATGACCCGACGGGCCAGACGTGCTACATGGAGGCGTGTGAGAAGTTACAGGTGGCACCTGCCTCTAACTTCCTGCAGCAAATGAAAAATTGCGAGCTGTCCATGATGCATCGTGGTCTGGGGCCTCAG ggcACCGAAGCACTGGCGGTTCCCCTGGTAACCAACACTTCAATACTGAGGCTGAACCTGCGAGATAATTGGATGGAGGGAATGGGCGGAGCTGCTATCGCCGAGATGTTAAAGGAAAATTGTTACATTACAG AGGTGGATCTATCCGACAACAGCCTTGGGGACTATGGAGCCAGAGCCATGGCTGGTATGCTTAAAGAGAACGGCACCCTGGTGAATCTTAATCTGTCAGGAAACAATTTCACGGACCAGTCTGTGGAACACCTTGGCTCAGCGGTCATCACCAACACCAAGCTGCAGCACCTCAACCTCAGCCACAACGCTCTGGGAGAGCATGCAG GGCTAATCCTGGGAGACTCTCTGTCAGAGAACACAGGGTTGAGATGGCTAAGTCTTGCCTGGAACTGCATCCGTGGGAGAGGAGCTGTGATGCTGGCCAACGGCCTCGGG GGAAACATTTTCCTTAGATCCATTGATCTTTCTTTCAATGGTTTTGGTAAAGAAGGAGCCATCGCTTTAGAACAGGCTCTGAGGGAGAACAGCGTTTTGGAGGAGTTGAATGTGAG CAACAACCGCATACCCCCTGAAGGAGCCATTCACCTAGCCATGGGCCTCAAAGTAAACAAGACAATCAAATCCCTGAAT ATGGGGAGGAATCCAATCCAGAATGCAGGGTGCTTTGGCATCCTGAAGTCTGTGAAGGATAACCCGGATTCAGCCATGGAGGCATTAGACTTTTCG GACATCACAGTGAACCAAGATTTTGAAGACTTGTATATGGCAGTGAAAGAGAATTTCCCTGCGCTTACTGTGAATCACGGGGGCAGAATTGGTACATTCAGCATAGCAAAagcttga